In Humulus lupulus chromosome 6, drHumLupu1.1, whole genome shotgun sequence, a single genomic region encodes these proteins:
- the LOC133783400 gene encoding basic endochitinase-like has protein sequence MKKFITAIVFVVAMAMVVGCFGQSQCTPDDDDDDDVSNIITPSLFEEILPRRNECQTDGFYTYEAFITAARSFPGFGTTGTLETRKRELAAFFGITSSQTTGGSPGDYSKGYCYIQTTGNKNDPHCVQSEEWPCVPGQLYYGRGPIQITYNTNYGPAGQRLGLNLLSLPDLAEKNAVVSFQTAIWFWMTPQSDKIPSSHAVFVGEWTPTPADVEANRLPGYGVIINLLTGGSQCNGSTYSNDRPEFFRRCCDILDVSTGDNLDCYNQRPFGDGLMNPTSYGVLKMSVDE, from the exons ATGAAGAAGTTTATAACTGCAATAGTGTTTGTAGTAGCAATGGCGATGGTTGTGGGGTGCTTTGGCCAAAGCCAATGTACTccggatgatgatgatgatgatgatgttagtAATATCATTACTCCATCACTTTTCGAGGAGATTCTTCCCCGTCGAAACGAGTGCCAAACCGATGGCTTCTACACGTACGAGGCCTTCATAACTGCCGCTAGATCTTTTCCAGGCTTTGGTACTACTGGCACTCTTGAAACTCGAAAAAGAGAGCTCGCAGCCTTCTTTGGCATAACTTCTTCCCAAACCACTG GAGGATCGCCAGGTGATTATTCCAAGGGATATTGCTATATCCAGACGACTGGAAACAAAAATGATCCCCATTGCGTGCAAAGCGAAGAATGGCCTTGTGTTCCAGGCCAACTGTACTATGGCCGTGGACCTATCCAGATAACTTA CAACACCAATTACGGACCCGCTGGTCAGAGACTTGGATTAAACCTGCTAAGCCTCCCAGATCTAGCAGAGAAAAACGCAGTTGTTTCATTCCAGACAGCTATATGGTTTTGGATGACTCCACAGTCGGACAAAATACCATCGTCACATGCCGTTTTTGTGGGCGAGTGGACACCAACACCGGCTGATGTGGAAGCTAATCGACTTCCGGGCTACGGTGTGATCATTAACTTACTCACCGGAGGGTCCCAGTGCAATGGTAGTACTTACTCCAATGATAGGCCTGAGTTCTTTCGAAGGTGTTGCGATATACTAGATGTAAGCACTGGGGACAACTTGGACTGTTACAATCAGCGCCCTTTCGGTGATGGTCTCATGAATCCAACATCTTATGGAGTGCTAAAAATGTCTGTGGACGAATAg